In Mycolicibacterium aubagnense, the DNA window ATCGCCCGCCGCGGCGACCTGCCGGCCGGCGGCGCCATGATCTGCACTGGCGGACCGGGTGACCGGCCAATCATTCACTGTGCGAGCCAGCATTACCCCGGTCCAAATGCTTCCGAGGAGTGGCTCCGTTCGTCACTGCGGGTGGGTCTGAGTCTCGCCGTCGAGCACGGGATCAAGTCGGTGGCCCTTCCACTGATCGGTGGTGGGATTGGTGGGCTGGACCCCGCAGTGGCGGAGCGGATCATTCGCGAGGTCTGCGAATCTTCGCCTGTCGCGGTCACTCTCGTGGTGCTCGGATAAGCCCCCATTAGCCGCAGAACTATCAGCTAGGAGAAAGACTACGATCATGAGCTTCACCAAAGAAACTGGTGACCTCATCACCCACCCAGCTGAGGCACTCGCCCACGGCGTCAACTGCATCGGCGTCGTTGGGGGTCTTGCATCGGTGATGGCGGATCGCTACCCCGACGC includes these proteins:
- a CDS encoding macro domain-containing protein; its protein translation is MSFTKEAGDLFAHPAEALAHGVNCIGVAGAGVAAIMARRYPNAINQYQVIARRGDLPAGGAMICTGGPGDRPIIHCASQHYPGPNASEEWLRSSLRVGLSLAVEHGIKSVALPLIGGGIGGLDPAVAERIIREVCESSPVAVTLVVLG